The Saccharopolyspora gloriosae genome has a segment encoding these proteins:
- a CDS encoding ABC transporter substrate-binding protein produces the protein MEAAREMTAAGARRSIRRTVLALGAILTLLALVSCGADTGRERMSLMLDVSWLPKHAPFVSAVERGFFRAEGIDLEVMPGSGSANTVTAVDTGKVDFGWADYGSSVLNQGRGADVKQVNLVQARSAYAVVALAGTGIDDWSDLKGRTVATEATGAMTAMWPYALSKLGLSVDDVNVVHATGAAKMPGLVAGQWDANLALHVSDQPTIDALGREATVLKWSDLGIDLYGNGIVASEEKLRTNPDQVRRFNRAMQRGFLWACEHPEQAARDFGEEVSGYEDRTVVLAINAQCELNWGTGPDADTFGVMDDAGAQEMIDVAHRFLGMSPDVHLTPADVYSNDYLEPLHRGEQITP, from the coding sequence GTGGAAGCAGCACGCGAAATGACGGCGGCGGGTGCGCGCCGGTCGATCCGCCGGACCGTTCTCGCGCTGGGCGCGATCCTCACCTTGCTGGCACTGGTGTCGTGCGGCGCCGACACCGGGCGGGAACGGATGTCGCTGATGCTCGACGTCAGCTGGCTGCCGAAGCACGCGCCGTTCGTCTCGGCCGTCGAACGCGGCTTCTTCCGCGCCGAGGGCATCGACCTGGAGGTCATGCCGGGATCCGGGTCCGCCAACACGGTCACCGCGGTGGACACCGGCAAGGTCGACTTCGGGTGGGCCGATTACGGCTCGTCCGTGCTGAACCAGGGCCGGGGTGCCGACGTCAAGCAGGTCAACCTGGTGCAGGCGCGTTCCGCCTACGCGGTCGTCGCGCTGGCCGGTACCGGCATCGACGACTGGTCCGACCTCAAGGGCAGGACCGTCGCCACCGAAGCCACCGGCGCGATGACCGCGATGTGGCCGTACGCGTTGAGCAAGCTGGGCTTGTCCGTCGACGACGTGAACGTCGTGCACGCGACCGGTGCCGCGAAGATGCCCGGCCTGGTCGCCGGCCAGTGGGACGCGAACCTCGCCCTCCACGTCTCCGACCAGCCGACGATCGACGCGCTGGGCCGGGAGGCCACCGTCCTGAAGTGGTCCGACCTGGGGATCGACCTGTACGGCAACGGGATCGTGGCCTCCGAGGAGAAGCTGCGGACGAACCCGGACCAGGTGCGGCGGTTCAACCGGGCGATGCAGCGGGGCTTCCTGTGGGCGTGCGAGCACCCGGAGCAGGCGGCGCGGGACTTCGGCGAGGAGGTCAGCGGATACGAGGACCGCACGGTGGTCCTGGCGATCAACGCGCAGTGCGAGCTGAACTGGGGCACCGGCCCCGACGCGGACACCTTCGGCGTCATGGACGACGCGGGCGCCCAGGAAATGATCGACGTCGCGCACCGCTTCCTCGGGATGAGCCCCGACGTGCACCTCACCCCTGCCGACGTCTACAGCAACGACTACCTCGAACCGCTGCACCGCGGTGAACAGATCACGCCGTGA
- a CDS encoding Ppx/GppA phosphatase family protein, with protein MRLGLLDIGSTAARLELVDLDRGRLPRATWSHKARTRLAEHTRADGSVTEEGMARAVRAVEDCVRAVGTELRGPLVAFGTAAVRDAKNGAELRERLTIAAGTRIGSMTPHAEAALCFHAARRWHGKNGTPLTTVDIGGGTAEVATGSGQTPDQVVSLPMGAARLTREYLPTDPPPPDQVEALRAAVERLAPPALARIAERDLGHTVAQSKVLRQLAVLAASSEKRLVRHPDNLARENLKRWIPQLAALGQAERAKLPGVSRSRARRILAGAVAADALLRAIGVDELDLCPWGLREGLVFRFVDAYEQAERRARADAIRDLTDEIFA; from the coding sequence ATGAGGCTCGGACTTCTGGACATCGGTTCCACTGCGGCACGCCTGGAACTGGTCGACCTCGACCGCGGGCGCCTGCCGCGCGCCACCTGGAGCCACAAGGCGCGCACCCGCCTCGCCGAGCACACCCGTGCCGATGGCTCGGTGACCGAAGAGGGCATGGCGCGGGCCGTGCGCGCCGTCGAGGACTGCGTGCGCGCCGTCGGAACGGAACTGCGCGGGCCGCTGGTGGCCTTCGGGACCGCCGCCGTGCGCGACGCCAAGAACGGCGCCGAACTCCGGGAGCGCCTCACCATCGCGGCGGGCACCCGCATCGGATCGATGACCCCGCACGCCGAAGCCGCGCTCTGCTTCCACGCCGCCCGCCGCTGGCACGGCAAGAACGGCACGCCGCTGACCACCGTGGACATCGGCGGCGGTACCGCCGAAGTCGCCACCGGATCGGGGCAGACCCCGGACCAGGTGGTGTCGCTGCCGATGGGCGCGGCCCGGCTCACCCGCGAATACCTGCCCACCGACCCGCCGCCGCCCGACCAGGTCGAGGCGCTGCGCGCGGCGGTGGAGCGGCTCGCCCCGCCCGCGCTGGCGCGGATCGCCGAACGGGACCTCGGCCACACCGTCGCGCAGTCGAAGGTGCTGCGGCAGCTGGCCGTGCTCGCCGCGAGCTCCGAGAAGCGCCTGGTGCGGCACCCCGACAACCTGGCGCGGGAGAACCTGAAGCGGTGGATTCCCCAGCTCGCCGCGCTCGGCCAAGCCGAACGGGCCAAGCTGCCCGGCGTGTCCCGCAGCAGAGCCCGGCGCATCCTGGCCGGAGCGGTCGCCGCCGACGCGCTGCTGCGCGCCATCGGCGTGGACGAGCTGGACCTGTGCCCGTGGGGGCTGCGCGAAGGACTCGTGTTCCGCTTCGTGGACGCCTACGAACAGGCCGAGCGGCGTGCCCGCGCCGACGCGATCCGCGACCTGACGGACGAGATATTCGCCTGA
- the pepE gene encoding dipeptidase PepE gives MVQLLLLSSSRVHGSPGFLGHALPAITELMAGRERMLFVPYARRDFDDYARTVHSVLSSIGIKVDGLHRAADPVRAIAAAEAVFLGGGNTFRLLATLQRQGLIRELRRAVLAGVPYLGSSAGTNVACPSLRTSNDMPIVQPASFAALGLVPFQINPHYQPPDPASTHRGETRDERLTEFLEHNDVPVLGLREGAWLRVRDQRAELGGTQQTRMFTRRGPAHDLAPGTDLSGLLRTTPRYDLC, from the coding sequence GTGGTGCAGCTGCTCCTGCTGTCGAGTTCGCGAGTGCACGGGTCGCCCGGTTTCCTGGGGCACGCGCTGCCCGCGATCACGGAACTGATGGCAGGCCGGGAACGCATGCTGTTCGTGCCCTACGCCCGCCGCGACTTCGACGACTACGCGCGCACCGTGCATTCGGTGCTGAGCTCCATCGGCATCAAGGTCGACGGACTGCACCGCGCCGCCGACCCGGTGCGCGCCATCGCGGCGGCCGAGGCCGTGTTCCTCGGTGGCGGCAACACGTTCCGCCTGCTCGCGACGCTGCAACGCCAGGGGCTCATCCGGGAGCTGCGGCGCGCGGTGCTCGCCGGAGTTCCCTACCTGGGTTCCAGCGCGGGCACCAACGTGGCCTGCCCGAGCCTGCGGACCAGCAACGACATGCCGATCGTGCAGCCAGCCTCGTTCGCCGCGCTCGGATTGGTGCCCTTCCAGATCAACCCGCACTACCAGCCGCCCGACCCGGCGAGCACGCACCGCGGCGAGACCCGCGACGAACGCCTCACCGAGTTCCTGGAGCACAACGACGTCCCCGTCCTCGGGCTCCGCGAGGGCGCTTGGCTGCGGGTCCGCGACCAGCGCGCCGAGCTGGGCGGCACTCAGCAGACCCGCATGTTCACCCGCCGTGGACCGGCGCACGACCTCGCCCCGGGCACCGATCTCTCCGGCCTGCTGCGCACCACACCCCGCTACGACCTCTGCTGA
- a CDS encoding ketopantoate reductase family protein: MSEPAVLIVGAGATGLPVGYHLRLAGAELTFLVRPGRKPAVEFPQRLYCYDDASLRTLDGYDVVEDAAELAGRSFNFVLITLDGHTARTEQGTAMLRGLGDAIRDSDAIVIMCGFGVGVREHHLRELGIADDRLLHGFLGMLSHQSSAELPVHPPTDPARIAESTACYRHSPGKLGFRLESGNPAAAKRFAELYNSSGESRCTLMSRPMDDIFSKVAFPVYGACELMGWADFATVAKNKELWRLACDAQREILTLPQHGWGAG, translated from the coding sequence ATGAGCGAACCCGCCGTCCTGATCGTCGGTGCCGGCGCGACGGGACTCCCCGTCGGCTACCACCTCCGCCTGGCCGGTGCGGAGCTCACCTTCCTGGTCCGGCCGGGCCGGAAGCCCGCGGTCGAATTCCCGCAGCGGCTCTACTGCTACGACGACGCCTCGCTGCGCACCCTCGACGGCTACGACGTGGTCGAGGACGCCGCGGAACTGGCGGGCCGGAGCTTCAACTTCGTCCTGATCACGCTCGACGGTCACACCGCCCGCACCGAGCAGGGCACCGCGATGCTGCGCGGCCTCGGAGACGCCATCCGGGACTCGGACGCGATCGTCATCATGTGCGGTTTCGGAGTCGGAGTCCGCGAACACCACTTGCGGGAACTGGGGATCGCGGACGATCGGTTGCTGCACGGCTTCCTCGGCATGCTCAGCCACCAGTCCTCGGCGGAGCTGCCGGTGCACCCACCGACGGATCCGGCCCGCATCGCGGAGTCCACCGCCTGCTACCGCCACTCCCCGGGAAAGCTCGGTTTCCGCCTCGAATCGGGAAACCCCGCCGCCGCGAAGCGGTTCGCCGAGCTCTACAACAGCTCGGGCGAATCCCGCTGCACCCTGATGAGCCGGCCCATGGACGACATCTTCTCCAAGGTCGCCTTCCCGGTTTACGGGGCCTGCGAATTGATGGGCTGGGCCGATTTCGCCACCGTCGCGAAGAACAAGGAACTCTGGCGCCTAGCCTGCGACGCGCAACGCGAGATCTTGACGCTGCCGCAGCACGGCTGGGGGGCAGGCTGA
- the lhgO gene encoding L-2-hydroxyglutarate oxidase, which produces MAEDDVTIIGGGIVGLATAHALLRAGTGRRITVLEKETSVGAHQTGHNSGVLHSGLYYPPGSAKARFARAGAEEMYRFCEEHGVPVRRIGKLVVATRPEQLPRLAELARRGAANGVRLSELDDSGIAEREPRVRGLRALLVPDAGITDFGEVCRVLAERLAEQDVRVLRGTELLAARRDGDRLVLTTTTGEIRTRLAVNCAGLHSDTVAELAGTRPAARILPFRGEYYETTPARHDLVRALVYPVPDPAFPFLGVHFTRMIDGGLHVGPNAVPALAREGYDWRTWSASHLRRLLGDPGLRSLAKRYWRTGAAEIARSAAKPLFVRAARELLPQLRGADLVPAAAGVRAQAVRPDGTLVDDFLVHEDERWIHVLNAPSPAATASLRIGTDIAERVTTHLS; this is translated from the coding sequence ATGGCCGAAGACGACGTGACGATCATCGGCGGCGGCATCGTGGGCTTGGCGACGGCGCACGCGCTGCTGCGAGCGGGCACCGGCAGGCGGATCACGGTCCTGGAGAAGGAAACCTCGGTGGGGGCGCACCAGACCGGTCACAACTCCGGAGTCCTCCACAGTGGACTCTATTACCCGCCGGGCAGCGCGAAGGCCCGGTTCGCGCGGGCCGGAGCGGAGGAGATGTACCGGTTCTGCGAGGAGCACGGCGTCCCCGTCCGGCGCATCGGGAAGCTCGTCGTGGCGACCCGGCCCGAGCAGCTGCCACGACTGGCCGAACTCGCCCGGCGCGGCGCGGCCAACGGCGTTCGACTGTCCGAACTGGACGATTCGGGGATCGCCGAGCGGGAACCTCGGGTTCGCGGCTTGCGGGCACTGCTGGTGCCGGATGCGGGCATCACGGATTTCGGCGAAGTGTGCCGAGTGCTCGCCGAACGGCTGGCCGAGCAGGACGTGCGGGTGCTGCGGGGCACCGAGCTGCTCGCCGCTCGGCGGGACGGGGATCGGCTGGTGCTCACCACCACGACCGGCGAGATCCGCACCCGGCTGGCGGTGAACTGCGCGGGACTGCACAGCGACACCGTGGCCGAACTCGCCGGGACCCGGCCCGCCGCGCGGATCCTGCCGTTCCGCGGCGAGTACTACGAGACGACTCCGGCCCGCCACGACCTGGTGCGCGCCCTGGTGTATCCGGTGCCCGATCCGGCGTTCCCGTTCCTCGGCGTGCACTTCACGCGCATGATCGACGGCGGACTGCACGTGGGTCCGAACGCGGTCCCGGCGCTGGCCCGCGAAGGCTACGACTGGCGAACCTGGTCCGCCTCGCACCTGCGGCGACTGCTCGGCGACCCCGGACTGCGTTCACTGGCGAAGCGCTACTGGCGCACCGGCGCGGCGGAGATCGCGCGCTCCGCCGCGAAACCGCTGTTCGTCCGAGCCGCACGCGAACTGCTGCCGCAGCTGCGCGGCGCCGACCTGGTGCCCGCCGCAGCGGGCGTCCGAGCACAGGCAGTGCGCCCGGACGGCACCCTCGTAGACGACTTCCTGGTGCACGAGGACGAACGCTGGATCCACGTCCTCAATGCCCCGTCCCCGGCCGCAACAGCCTCACTGCGCATCGGCACCGACATCGCCGAACGAGTGACCACCCACCTCAGCTGA
- a CDS encoding ABC transporter ATP-binding protein, which translates to MSHEYAISVNDVGKTFRSRDGQHNTVLRGMDFRVRPGEFVSIVGQSGSGKTTLLKTISGLQDPTEGEILVKGRPIKEGLEDIAMVFQSPVLLPWRNNLDNVLLPLEFRGTRDAAAERYARELLEMVGLGDRATRYSYELSGGMQQRVAICRALVSRPELLLMDEPFGALDAMTRDSMNFEIQRIWRTTGCSVLFVTHSIPEAVWLADRVVVVGGKPGRIVADVEIDLPRPRGKEHRFSPVFSEYATEIESHIGVTTGIS; encoded by the coding sequence ATGAGCCACGAGTACGCGATTTCGGTGAACGACGTCGGCAAGACCTTCCGGTCGCGCGACGGGCAGCACAACACCGTCCTGCGGGGGATGGACTTCCGCGTGCGCCCCGGGGAGTTCGTCTCCATCGTCGGTCAGTCCGGCAGCGGGAAGACGACCCTGCTCAAGACGATCTCCGGCCTCCAGGACCCCACGGAAGGCGAGATCCTGGTGAAGGGGCGCCCGATCAAGGAAGGGCTCGAGGACATCGCGATGGTGTTCCAGAGCCCGGTGCTGCTGCCGTGGCGCAACAACCTCGACAACGTGCTGCTGCCGCTGGAATTCCGCGGCACCCGCGACGCCGCCGCCGAGCGCTACGCCCGGGAGCTGCTGGAAATGGTGGGCCTGGGCGACCGGGCCACGCGGTACTCCTACGAGCTCAGCGGCGGCATGCAGCAGCGCGTCGCCATCTGCCGCGCCCTGGTGTCGCGCCCGGAGCTGCTGCTGATGGACGAACCGTTCGGCGCGCTCGACGCGATGACCCGGGACTCGATGAACTTCGAGATCCAGCGGATCTGGCGCACCACCGGGTGCAGCGTCCTGTTCGTCACGCACAGCATCCCCGAGGCGGTGTGGCTGGCCGACCGGGTCGTTGTGGTCGGGGGCAAACCCGGCCGCATCGTCGCCGACGTCGAGATCGACCTGCCGCGGCCGCGCGGCAAGGAGCACCGGTTCTCCCCTGTCTTCTCCGAGTACGCGACCGAGATCGAGTCGCACATCGGCGTCACCACCGGCATCAGCTGA
- the kdgD gene encoding 5-dehydro-4-deoxyglucarate dehydratase: MPAAAPLELAQRLGSRLLSFPVTHFTPDLAFDEAAYRDNIARLAKYDVAGLFAAGGTGEFFSLTPSEVGRVVRAAVESAPASTPVIAPAGQGTAQAVAFAEDAEAAGADGLLLFPPYLTEASTAGLVAHVRAVCAATSLGVVIYNRANAIYSQDAVAELAESCPNLVGFKDGVGDLEAITRIHSRLGDRLVYIGGLPTAETFALPYLELGVTTYSSAIFNFLPEFALAFYAAVRAGDRATVRRLLNEVVMPYTAIRDRSPGYAVSIVKAGLELTGHSAGPVRPPLTDLDEQERALLSEVIAVSRSLVP; this comes from the coding sequence ATGCCCGCCGCCGCTCCCCTCGAGCTCGCTCAACGCCTCGGTTCCAGGTTGCTGTCCTTCCCGGTCACCCACTTCACCCCCGATCTCGCGTTCGACGAGGCCGCCTACCGGGACAACATCGCCCGGCTCGCCAAGTACGACGTGGCCGGTCTGTTCGCGGCCGGTGGCACCGGTGAGTTCTTCTCGTTGACTCCGAGTGAGGTGGGCCGGGTCGTGCGCGCCGCCGTCGAGAGCGCGCCCGCGAGCACCCCGGTCATCGCCCCGGCCGGGCAGGGCACCGCGCAAGCCGTCGCCTTCGCCGAGGACGCCGAGGCAGCCGGAGCGGACGGGTTGCTGCTGTTCCCGCCCTACCTGACCGAGGCGTCCACGGCCGGGCTCGTCGCGCACGTGCGCGCGGTGTGCGCGGCGACCTCGCTCGGCGTGGTGATCTACAACAGGGCCAACGCCATCTACTCGCAGGACGCCGTGGCCGAGCTCGCCGAGAGCTGCCCGAACCTGGTCGGGTTCAAGGACGGCGTCGGGGATCTTGAGGCCATCACCCGGATCCACTCACGGCTCGGTGACCGCCTGGTCTACATCGGCGGGCTGCCCACCGCGGAGACCTTCGCGCTGCCCTATCTCGAACTCGGCGTCACCACGTACAGCTCGGCGATCTTCAACTTCCTGCCCGAATTCGCGCTGGCCTTCTACGCGGCGGTGCGGGCGGGCGATCGGGCGACCGTGCGGCGACTGCTCAACGAGGTGGTCATGCCCTACACCGCGATCCGGGATCGCAGTCCGGGCTACGCGGTCAGCATCGTCAAGGCCGGGCTGGAGCTGACCGGGCATTCGGCGGGGCCGGTCCGGCCGCCGCTGACGGACTTGGACGAGCAGGAACGTGCACTGCTGTCCGAGGTGATCGCGGTGTCGCGCTCCCTCGTGCCCTGA
- a CDS encoding phage holin family protein, whose protein sequence is MTVLLHILITAVAVWATTLLPGIQLGDANTDTGTKIVTLLVVAIVVGVVNAVLKPIAKTFGCLLYLLTLGLFGLVVNALLFWLSGYVAGELNLPFHVDGFWAAFWGALIVTIVSSALHGVVRRIAINSAEKREREYREYRDYRDRGYY, encoded by the coding sequence GTGACGGTATTGCTGCACATCCTGATCACCGCGGTCGCCGTGTGGGCGACCACGCTGCTGCCCGGCATCCAGCTCGGCGACGCGAACACCGACACCGGGACGAAGATCGTCACCCTGCTGGTGGTCGCGATCGTGGTCGGCGTGGTCAACGCGGTCCTGAAGCCGATCGCGAAGACCTTCGGCTGCCTGCTGTACCTGCTCACGCTCGGGCTGTTCGGGCTCGTGGTGAACGCGCTGCTGTTCTGGCTCTCCGGGTACGTCGCCGGGGAGCTGAACCTGCCGTTCCACGTGGACGGGTTCTGGGCGGCGTTCTGGGGCGCGTTGATCGTCACCATCGTCAGCAGTGCGCTGCACGGGGTGGTGCGCCGGATCGCCATCAACTCTGCTGAGAAGCGGGAGCGTGAGTATCGCGAATACCGTGACTACCGGGATCGCGGGTACTACTGA
- a CDS encoding ABC transporter permease gives MTPTPPSRAAGPESPPVADHRSPDVAAPGLEPGRGAPVTDVSPPRRRGPDRESVIAALKAVVGIIGLFAVWEIAVRVFDPPEYLMVGPISAFVELAERPGYFAENTFITLQEALAGFALGTALGVLCGAALHYSTTVRSFLYPALIAIDTVPKVALAPLFIVWFGFGFESKAFVAMAIAFFPLVINTYDGLRSVPHELQELARINKASQWKKMTKIEFIHAIPSILSGAKISISLAVGGAVVGEFIAGSKGLGYVIMLANSQIDLPSMFAAFVVLASIALVLFFLVDLAGRKLVPWKQHAK, from the coding sequence ATGACTCCAACCCCGCCATCGAGGGCCGCCGGACCGGAGAGTCCGCCGGTCGCCGACCACCGATCCCCGGACGTGGCCGCTCCCGGCCTCGAACCCGGGAGAGGCGCACCGGTTACCGACGTCTCGCCACCGCGCCGCCGCGGACCGGACCGGGAGTCCGTGATCGCCGCGCTCAAGGCCGTCGTGGGAATCATCGGGCTGTTCGCGGTGTGGGAGATCGCCGTGCGGGTGTTCGACCCGCCGGAATACCTGATGGTCGGCCCGATCTCCGCGTTCGTCGAGCTGGCCGAACGCCCCGGCTACTTCGCGGAGAACACGTTCATCACGTTGCAGGAGGCGTTGGCCGGGTTCGCGCTCGGTACCGCGCTGGGCGTGCTGTGCGGGGCGGCGCTGCACTACTCGACGACGGTCCGGAGCTTCCTGTATCCGGCGCTGATCGCGATCGACACGGTTCCGAAGGTCGCGCTGGCGCCACTGTTCATCGTCTGGTTCGGCTTCGGTTTCGAGTCGAAGGCGTTCGTGGCGATGGCCATCGCCTTCTTCCCGCTCGTGATCAACACCTACGACGGGCTCCGGTCGGTGCCGCACGAGCTGCAGGAACTGGCCCGGATCAACAAGGCCTCGCAGTGGAAGAAGATGACGAAGATCGAGTTCATCCACGCGATCCCGTCGATCCTGTCCGGCGCGAAGATCTCCATCTCGCTCGCCGTCGGCGGTGCGGTCGTGGGTGAGTTCATCGCCGGGTCGAAGGGACTCGGCTACGTGATCATGCTGGCGAACAGCCAGATCGACCTGCCGTCGATGTTCGCGGCGTTCGTCGTGCTCGCGTCGATCGCGCTGGTGCTGTTCTTCCTGGTCGACCTCGCCGGGCGCAAGCTCGTCCCGTGGAAGCAGCACGCGAAATGA
- a CDS encoding RidA family protein codes for MVSAAMSDIRRRLAELSLELPVLGPPKYAYEPAVLSGELLHVSGQISRTPAGEVLGGRLGDDADVRAGVTAARVCALNLLARVDDAVGLENVVRVLKLNAWVTSTPHAIDQPEVVDGASQLLIDVLGDAGRHARTALPAPILPQGALVEIDATVSVRT; via the coding sequence GTGGTGAGCGCCGCCATGTCCGACATCCGCAGGCGACTCGCCGAACTGTCCCTGGAACTGCCGGTGCTCGGCCCGCCGAAGTACGCCTACGAGCCCGCCGTGCTGTCCGGGGAGCTGCTGCACGTCTCCGGCCAGATCTCCCGCACACCCGCGGGGGAGGTCCTCGGCGGCCGCCTGGGCGACGACGCGGACGTGCGCGCCGGCGTGACCGCCGCGAGGGTCTGCGCGCTGAACCTGCTGGCGCGCGTCGACGACGCGGTCGGTTTGGAGAACGTCGTGCGGGTGCTCAAGCTCAACGCCTGGGTGACGAGCACCCCGCACGCGATCGACCAGCCGGAAGTGGTCGACGGGGCCTCGCAGCTGTTGATCGACGTGCTCGGCGACGCCGGTCGGCACGCCCGGACCGCCCTGCCCGCGCCGATCCTGCCGCAGGGCGCGCTGGTCGAGATCGACGCGACGGTGTCAGTCCGCACCTGA
- a CDS encoding M24 family metallopeptidase, translating into MLHLTADDALVKQHYGLDARRSLLFSAIRLDSHPLVSPLIAERGGERTLLVRQQEQGNALSAGVPKEQIRFYAPWVTIDPRVVAGIPVAGSLTELVAELADDGRVHLAANVVLAHHRAFAASGALEVTVDAQPPTPVVAHEVDTTAVLARFAEWRAGGAQVARRLIDGVEHLDGLAAELPDGEDTRFTALTALAREHGLDAVLLAATPNHTEVTGQGRPENAVAVWLPGAERLVVLAPEGTSGLPGTPIGRHASFGAAVTELSPGGRIGVEEEFIGIGFAQELEQAGGELIGISAALGHWRDVRDREDLAFQIIASRTSVFAIEAALAWAERGIEDGREFTELDIYAVYLDKIVEFRDENDIPFGVEPYFTNLHSSNRMLFPGPPVDFPINRDTTCIQLDAGVRVVAGGVTVATSDMARSLPRTEGAKEAYAFFFDVVRDGIIGQLRPGVVCQDVHEGTLKYLAPHLDRMRQIGVLGTEVDFNTEYRKRNVGHLMGKQESFANELRPGYEHVLQVGSFGAAEIPWRYDNVAIGTEDLWYVGRDRTYIVSQW; encoded by the coding sequence ATGTTGCACCTCACCGCGGACGACGCACTGGTCAAGCAGCACTACGGGCTCGATGCCCGGCGCAGCTTGCTGTTCTCCGCGATCCGGCTCGACTCCCATCCGCTCGTCAGCCCGTTGATCGCGGAGCGCGGTGGTGAACGCACCTTGCTGGTCCGCCAGCAGGAGCAGGGCAACGCGCTCTCGGCGGGCGTGCCGAAGGAGCAGATCCGCTTCTACGCCCCGTGGGTGACGATCGATCCGCGGGTCGTCGCCGGCATCCCGGTGGCGGGATCGCTGACCGAGCTCGTCGCGGAGCTCGCCGACGACGGCCGAGTGCACCTCGCCGCGAACGTCGTGCTGGCCCACCATCGGGCGTTCGCCGCATCGGGCGCGCTGGAGGTGACCGTTGATGCGCAGCCCCCGACGCCGGTGGTCGCGCACGAGGTCGACACCACCGCCGTGCTGGCCCGGTTCGCCGAGTGGCGGGCCGGAGGGGCGCAGGTCGCGCGCAGGCTCATCGACGGTGTCGAGCACCTCGACGGGCTCGCCGCGGAACTCCCCGACGGCGAGGACACCCGGTTCACGGCGCTCACCGCGCTGGCCCGCGAGCACGGTCTGGACGCGGTGCTGCTGGCCGCCACCCCCAACCACACCGAGGTCACCGGGCAGGGCCGGCCCGAGAACGCGGTCGCGGTGTGGCTGCCCGGCGCCGAACGCCTCGTCGTGCTCGCACCGGAGGGCACGTCCGGGCTGCCCGGCACCCCGATCGGCCGCCACGCCTCGTTCGGGGCCGCCGTCACCGAGCTGAGCCCGGGCGGGCGCATCGGGGTCGAGGAGGAGTTCATCGGGATCGGCTTCGCCCAGGAGCTGGAGCAGGCGGGCGGTGAGCTCATCGGCATCTCCGCGGCCCTCGGGCACTGGCGCGACGTCCGGGACCGCGAAGACCTCGCCTTCCAGATCATCGCCTCCCGGACCAGCGTGTTCGCGATCGAGGCCGCGCTGGCGTGGGCGGAGCGGGGCATCGAGGACGGCCGGGAGTTCACCGAACTCGACATCTACGCCGTCTACCTCGACAAGATCGTCGAGTTCCGGGACGAGAACGACATCCCGTTCGGCGTCGAGCCGTACTTCACGAACCTGCACTCGTCGAACCGGATGTTGTTCCCCGGACCGCCGGTGGACTTCCCGATCAACCGGGACACCACCTGCATCCAGCTCGACGCGGGCGTGCGGGTCGTGGCGGGCGGCGTCACCGTCGCCACCTCCGACATGGCCCGCTCGCTGCCCCGCACCGAGGGGGCGAAGGAGGCGTACGCGTTCTTCTTCGACGTCGTGCGGGACGGCATCATCGGACAGCTGCGGCCAGGCGTGGTGTGCCAGGACGTGCACGAGGGAACGCTGAAGTACTTGGCGCCGCACCTCGACCGGATGCGCCAGATCGGCGTGCTAGGCACCGAAGTCGACTTCAACACCGAGTACCGCAAGCGCAACGTCGGGCACCTGATGGGCAAGCAGGAGTCGTTCGCGAACGAGCTGCGCCCCGGCTACGAGCACGTCCTGCAGGTCGGTTCGTTCGGTGCCGCGGAGATCCCGTGGCGCTACGACAACGTCGCCATCGGCACCGAAGACCTCTGGTACGTCGGCCGGGACCGCACCTACATCGTGAGCCAGTGGTGA